The window GGCGTCCGCCGTGCTCCAGCCGGTGGACAGCGCTGCAAGGGCGGTGGCAAGCGTGGTCAGCATTTTCAGGTCCCTTTCCTTCGTGCCGGGGACAATCACTATGACCCTATGGCTAAAGGCAAATTGCGGCCCATGAAAGGCGTTTGCGTTCATCTGCGCGACAGCAATTCGTAACGCGAAAAGCCCGGCAAAGTGTCATTCGCCGCACCCGCTGGCCTCGCCCGAAGCGCGCCTTTGCCCTATCTTGCGTGCCATGAAACGCCGCACGGCAATAGAGAACTGGCCGATCGAGGCCCATGGCCGTCCGCTGCGTCTGGACCATCTGGACGCGCGCGAGGACGTGCTTCTGGACGCCCACGTGCGGCCCAACCGTTCGCTCGGCAGCCCCGCTTTCATCGCGCTGATGGTGGCCATCGCCGTTATCAGCTTTACCGCAGGTCTGGCCTTTCTGCTGGCCGGGGCATGGCCGGTGCTGGGCTTTTTCGGGCTGGACGTGCTGATCGTCTGGCTCGCCTTCCGGCTCAATTATCGCGACGGGCGGCGTCTGGAGCGTATCCATATCACGCCAGATGCCATCCATGTCATGCGCCGCTGGCCGACAGGCTATGAGACGCTCTACCGCCTGCCCTCTGCCTGGACCCGGCTTGTCGTGGACCATGAGGACGATCCGGACGTGCAGCCGCGCCTGACCGCCATGGGCAAGCACGTGCTGGTCGGCTCGGTCCTCTCGCCGCGTGAACGGCGTGAGCTTGCGGGCGCGATTGGCGAAGCGCTTGCAAAGGCGCGCACCAGCCCGGTGGCTCTGGCGCAAGAAACGGGTGGCGCTGCTTAAGTGTCAGCGGCACTCTTGCTCCCATGACCGATCTTGCCAGCCCTTCAGAAACCGTGCCCGCCCTTGCCCTGCGCGCGAGCGATTATCCGCGCATCAATGCCGCGCTGGATTTCATCGGCGCCCACTGGGAGGAACAGCCCTCGCTGGAACGCATTGCGCAGGCTGCGGGGCTTTCCCCGCACCATTTCCAGCGCGTCTTCACCCGCTGGACCGGGGCGAGCCCGAAACGCATGATCGCCGCCCTTACCCATGCCAGCGCCCGCCGCCTGATGCGTGAAGGGGCAAGCGTGCTGGAAGCCGCGCTGGAAACCGGCCTTTCCGGGCCGTCGCGCCTGCATGATGTCTTCATCGCGGAAGAAGCCGTCACGCCCGGCAATGCCCGCAGCGCTGGTATCGGACTGGAATTTGCCATTGGCCATGCCCCGACGCCCTTTGGCACTGGCGTGTTTCTCATTGCTCCGCGAGGCCTCTCTGCGCTCGCCTTTGCCGATGCGGGCCGCGAGGCGGAGGCTGAAGCCGATCTGAGATCGCGCTTTCCAGCGGCGGATTTCACGGTCGATCACACGGCCGCCGATCATTATGCGCAAGCGATCTTCGGTGGGGGCGGCATACGGCCTGTCCCGCTCGTCCTCTACGGCACGCCCTGGCGGCGGCAGGTCTGGCGCGCCCTTCTGGCCATCCCGCCCGGCGAAACCACTTCCTACGGTGAGATTGCCCGCGATGTCCGCACCATGAAGGCGAGCCGAGCGGTGGGCGCAGCCGTCGGCGCCAACCCGGTCAGCTGGCTCATTCCCTGTCACCGCGTGCTGGCGAGCGACGGACGGCTCAATGGCTACCATTGGGGGCTGGAGCGTAAGCGCGCCATGCTCGCCTACGAGGCCGCAACGCGCTAGATAGCGTGGCATGTATGATCTCTCGCTCCAGCTTCTCCTTGCCGTTTTTGCGGTCTTCATCCTCACGTGTCTGGGCTATGGCCTGCTGCGCTTGAGGGCGCTGCGCGCTGACGCCGCCGAGGAATATGCCGACCGCACCGCCACCAAGCCCGCCACCGTGCGCGGTGTCAGCGAGGCCGAGTTCACCCGCCTCTATGTGAACAGCTTTGCGCCGCGCTGGGCTTTCTACCTCGCCGCCGGGTGCCTGATCGCCATTGTGCTCAGCCCGGTCGCGCTGACCCTTATCCCGGCCATTTATGACCAGATCTGGCGGGCCACAGGCGCGCATGACTGGGCAGGCCGTGGCGGTTATGTCTTCATGTTCACGGTGTTTTTCGGCGTTGTCGCCTTCGGCGCGCTGCCTGCCTTCGTGCTGGCCCGCCTGCATCACACCCGCGCGCCCGAACCCTTCACCCACGCGCTTGCCAGCGCGCGCGGCGAGCCCATCCCGGAGGAAACCGGCTGGCGCAGACGGCCCAAATGGGCCCGGAGGGTGCGGCCCGACACAGACGTGGACGCCGACGGGAGCAGCGATACCGGCCGCAAGGACACCGCCCCTGACTCTGCTGATGGCAGTGCAGGCGGTGGTGATGGCGGCGGCAGTGACTAACTCTCAGGCCTGACAGGCAGCAAGAGGAACTGGATATGCGATACCTCCACACCATGGTGCGCGTCAGCGATGTGGACGCGAGCCTGCGCTTTTACTGCGAGGGGCTGGGCTTGAAGGAAGTCCGCCGCATGGATAGCGAGAAGGGCCGGTTTACCCTGATCTTCCTGTGCTCGCCCGATGATATTGCCGCGGCTGGCGGGGTGCCGGAGAGCGGTCCGCTGCCTGCGGGTCTGCCTTGCATCGAGCTTACCCATAACTGGGATCCGGAAACCTATTCAGGCGGGCGCAATTTCGGCCATCTCGCCTACCGGGTGAAGGACATCTATGCGCTGTGCGCGCGCCTGCAGGGTATGGGCTATACGATCAACCGCCCGCCGCGCGACGGCCATATGGCTTTCGTGCGCTCACCGGATAATATCTCGGTCGAACTCCTGCAGGAGGGCGAAAGCCTGCCTGCCAAAGAGCCCTGGGCCAGCATGGAAAACACCGGAAGCTGGTAAGCTGCGCTTGCCCTTCGCCAACATTTTGTCTGGACAGGATTCATGATTCGACCCTTCAGCCTGGCAGCCCTTGGCCTTGCCGCTGCCTGTGCAGCCCAGCCTGCCACTCCGGCCTATGAGGGGTTTGCGCCCTGCGCGGATGCCGGTGACTATCCCACGCTCGCTGACAGCCTGTGCCGGGTGGAGAGCGTGCCGCTGCGCCCGCCGCACGAAGGTGATGAGAGCACGATAGAGCTCTTCGTCCGCCTCTTCCCCGAAAGGGATCTGCACGCGCGGCGCGGCGCAGTCTGGCTGATCGCGGGGGGTCCGGGAGAGACCGGTGCGTCCTTCTATCCCTTCCTCGACGAGTTCCGCAGCGCCTTCCCCGGCTATGATCTGGTGATCCCGGATCATCGCGGGACGGGCTATTCTGCCAAGCTCTGCCCGGATCAGGAATCGCCGCAAAGCGCCGATGGTATCGCGCTCGCCGGAGAGGAATGGGGTCCGTGCATTGGTCAGATGTTTGCCGATCCCGCTCGCGCTCACGGCTTCACCATCACCAATGCCGCCCATGATCTGTCGGCACTGATCGGCCGCCACAGGGAGCCGGGCGAGGTCCTCGTCTATGCGGTGTCCTACGGAACCCAGCTTGCCTTGCGGATGATGCAGGCCGCCCCGGTGGCGCTCGACGGGCTGGTGCTGGATGGTCTTGTCTCCCCCGAAGGCACGCCCGGCGCTGATCTGTCCCGGCGGACAGAAATTGTCGATGCGGTGGGCCGCGATCTGCTGACAGATGACGAACTGGCGGCCTATGCCCGGCTCCTGCACGAAGACTCCGCATCGGCCAGCTGGGCCGGGAGCGTGCCGGGCGGTGATCTGCGCCGCTTCATGGGCGCTTTGCTGAACTTCCCGACGCTGCGGGAGCGCATTCCGGCGCTGATCGACACGCTGGGGCGCGGCGAGACCGGGCTTCTGGACAACACGGCCGCAGAACTGGAAGGGCTGCTGGCCACACTGAACGCCTATCCCCAGTCGCCGCCATCCTTGCCGCTGGTCATGCTGATAAGCGGCTCTGAGAACAATGAGCGCCGGGACCTGACAGCTGACACGGTGGCGGCAGAGGCGGCAGATGCCCTGTTTACCAGCCCGCTTCCCGGCCTGCTGGTCGGCATACCCGCGCCGTTATATGAGCGCGACGCATACTTTGGCGGCGGGCCAGCCAGCCTGCCGCGCACCCTCATCATCCACGGCACGCATGACCCAAATACGCCGTATGAGGGCGCCCGCGCGCACGTTGGCATGCTGGCGCAGGCCGGTGAGGTAAGCTTCACCACCGTCGAGGGTGCGGCCCATTTCCTGCCCTTCGTTGCGCCCTCCTGCTTTGTCCAGGCGGTTTCGGCTTTCGTGGCAGGAGAACAGGCGCCGGAGACATGCCGTCCCTGACGGGGCGTGGGTAAGATTTTATCCACAATCCCTTGACTTTGGTTAATGTTCCGCTTATGTTCTAGATATGAACAGGAGCGGTGCCATGAGCTATGCATCGAAATTGAAAGCAAGCGGCGGCGGTTATGTCCGCAATGCGGGCAAGCGCTGGCGTTATGAGGATGAGCGTGAACTGCGCGATCTGGCCCGGCGCGGCGTGCCGCTGCAGCGTATTTCACTAAAGCTCGGCCGGCCCGAAGGCGCCATCCGCGCCAAGGCGTCTGCCTTGCACCTTGATCTGGTGGAAGCACCCGAGAGTGTGCCGGTCGCACGGCCCGCGCTCAAACCCCGCAAGCTGAATGCGGGCCCGGCGAACATTGCCCCCTTCGCCCGCGAAGCCCGCCAGCTGGAGCTGTTTAACTAGGGCTTGTCCTCATAAAGGGTTTGGAGCGCGGTATGTGGCCAGATTGTCCGGTTCGAGGAGCGAAACCGCAGGAAGGATAGTCCCCTTTCAAAGGTTCGCGACGCAGCAAACGGGCGATCTGGCCCATATCCTGTAGGACGCGGCGGATTTTGCCCCTGACGGTGTCGAGCCGTCCTTGTGGAGGGATGCTCCACAGCGGCCATCTCTCCTTGTCAGACGCCAAATCCGCTTCGCGCCGCGCCCGAAACCTTTATGAGGGCAAGCCCTGGCTCCGCTGACCATCCCCGCTGGTCAGCGATTGCGGCCGAGCCGGTCGTGGCTCTCCACCCAGTCCCCCGCCACGACCGCGCTCGCCAGCGATATTTCCCCCGCCAGCACGGTGGCCGCGCATATCTCGATAAAGCGCCCGACCTTGCCCTTGCCCCGGCAGCCCAGAATATCCAGGCACTCGCCTTGTGTGGGCAGCTGCGTGCCCCCGCCAAATGTCGCGACGATCAGGGCAGGCAGCGTGATCGACCAGTAATAGGTTTCCCCGTCATCCTCCAGACGCACAAAGGTCATCGCGGTATGGGACTCGGCGATATTGGCCGCATCTTGCCCGCAGGCGATGAAGAGGGCCGCGAGCCCATTGGCGGCGTGCATGCCGTTATTGGCGCTGCCGGCCATCACCGAGCCGGCAAAGGAGTTGAGCCGCGCACGGAAAAGATCGGCTGCGGCCACGCCCGCCCGCTCTCGCAATACCCGGTCCGGGATGCGCGCCTCCGCTATCACCCGCGCCCCGCGCGAATGCAGAACGTTGAGCTGGGAGTGCTTCTTGTCGGTATCCATCGCGCCCGAAAGAGTATAGCGCGCGCCGCCCGGATAGTTGGCCGCTATCCATTCGCACGCCGCCAGCGTGGCCTTTCCGCTCATATTCTGGCCTGCCGCGTCGCCTGTCTCATAGTTGAAGCGCAAATGGAGCATCGGCCCCACCGAATAGCGCTCGATATGGGAGAGTTTGGCCACCGACGACGTGGTTTCGGCGGCGGCGCGGATACCTTCGAAACTCCCGTCAATCCACTGCGCGAACGATCGTGCGCCGCGGGCATCGCTGAAATGGAAAACCGGCGCGCGCTGCATGTAGCGCTCATGGATGGTGGTTTTCACCCCGCCAGCTTCGGTCAGGATGCGCATCCCCCGGTTATAGCTGGCGACCAGCGTGCCCTCGGTCGTGGCCAGCGGCACATAGACATCCTCGTCTACGTGCTCGCCATTGATACGCAAGGGTCCGGCCAGCCCTACCGGAACTTGCGCCACACCGATGAAATTCTCGATATTCCCGGCGGTCACACCGGGGTCAAACGAGTATGACCCGACATGGTCCAGCGGCAGGCCGGTACGCTCGGTCAGAAACGCCCGGCGCATACGGGCAGCATCATGCGTGTGATCGTTCGTTTTATCGCGCGGCACGGGCGCGCGGGTGTCGTTGCGGCGGTCAGTCATGGCTCCTCCCCGTAAGGCCCGCCCCGGACTAGCGCCGGGCTTTCAGGGCCTCGTTCTGTAGCACGGCAAGCTCGCCAATGCCCTTGCGCGCCAGCGCAAAGAGCGCGTCGAACTCCTCCGGCTTCATGGGATCAGTTTCAGCCGTCGCCTGAATTTCGACAACCCCGCCATTGGCGGTAAGCACGAAATTGGCGTCCGCGTCGGCTGTGCTGTCCTCCTCGTATTCCAGATCAAGGCGCGCCTCGCCCTTGATGATCCCGGCCGACACCGCCGCCACCTGCCCGGTAACGGGGTCTGCTTTCAAAAGGCCTTCTTCCATCAGATAGAGACAGGCCGATTTCAGGGCGATCCATGCGCCGGTAATGGCGGCGGTGCGCGTGCCGCCATCGGCTTGAAGCACATCACAGTCAATGATGATCTGGCGTTCGCCCAGCGCTTTGAGATCCACCACCGCGCGCAAGGAACGCCCGATCAGGCGCTGGATTTCCTGCGTGCGCCCGGACGGCTTGCCACTGGTCACTTCGCGGCGCGTGCGTTGATGGGTGGCGCGCGGCAGCATGGCGTATTCCGCCGTCACCCAGCCCTGTCCGCGTCCGCGCAGCCAGGGCGGAGTGGTTTCCTCCACGCTCGCGGCGCACAGAACCCGCGTATTGCCGAACACGGCGAGGCAGGAACCTTCCGCATAGGGCGCGGCGTCCAGCTCGAAATGGACCGCGCGCAGGGCGTCGGCGGGGCGGTTATCAGGGCGCATAGTGTCTCTCCAGATTGATCTCTTCTGCCGACCTAGCCCGAATGCTGCCGGGATGAAAGCGGGTCGGTCCGGCGACGGCCATGAACCACGAGACCATTGCAGCGCGCGCACGGCTCGCTTAACTCATTGTCATCATGACAGAGCCAATTTCGCCCCTTACCTCCTCCCTGGCTGATCTGGATGCGCGCTCGCGGGATATTTTCCGCGAGCTTGTCGAGGCGTATCTGGATACAGGCGAGCCGGTGGGTTCGCGCACCCTGTCAAAACGCGGCGGGCTGAACCTGTCGCCTGCCTCGATCCGTAACACCATGGCTGATCTGGCTGGTGCAGGGCTTCTGTCGGCGCCGCACACGTCTGCCGGGCGCATGCCGACCCATGCAGGGCTGCGCCTGTTTGTGGATGGCCTGTTGCAGATTGGCGAGATCGCAGAGGAGGAGCGCCGCGAGATCGATGCCCGCGTCGGCTCGGCAGGAAAACGCCCCGAAGATGTGCTGGCCGAAGCCTCATCGCTCCTGTCCGGCCTCGCCGGCGGGGCCGGGCTGGTCGCGTCGCAAAAGCAGGACGTGCCGCTGCGCCATGTGGAATTTGTGCCGCTCTCGCCTGTCGAGATACTTGCCGTGCTGGTCTCGGAATCCGGTGCCGTGGAGAACCGGCTGATGACCGCGCCTGCCGGCTTGCCGCCTGCTGCGCTGGTGGAGGCCGGCAACTACCTGTCCTCCCGGCTCAGGGGCCGCACACTGGCCGAGGCCCTGAAGGCTATCCAGAGCGAGATCGCCGAAAAGCGCGCCCAGCTGGACGAGACCGCGGCCAGCCTGGTCGAGGCGGGGCTTGCGGACTGGAGCGGGGCGGAGAACCGCTCGCTCATCGTGCGCGGTCAGGCAAAGCTGCTGGAATCGGTCGAGGCCAGCGAGGATCTGGAACGCATCCGCCTGCTCTTTGACGATATTGAGCGCAAGGAAGACCTTCTGGCCCTGCTGGACGAAGCGCGCGGCGCGCAAGGGGTCCGCCTCTTTATAGGTTCGGAGAACCCGCTCTTCTCGCTCTCCGGCTCCAGCGTGATCGTTGCGCCCTACCGCAATCGCGATCAGCGTATCCTGGGAGCGCTGGGGGTCATTGGTCCGACGCGCCTGAACTATGCGCGCGTCATCCCGCTGGTTGATTATACAGCCCAGCTTGTGGGGCGCCTCCTCGACGGGCGCAGCTAGCCTCCCTATGTGTCGGGCAACCCGAACCCTACAGAACTGACGACAGGACGCATTTCATGAGTGATGACAGCAAGAACACCCCGGCCGAAGACGCCGCCGGCATCCGGCCTGAAGAGGGTGTGGACACCGCTGCAGACGCAGGCGGAGAGTCTGGCGAAGACGGGCTGGACGCTCTGCAGGATCAGGTAAACGATCTGCGCGACCGGCTTCTGCGCGCCGTTGCGGATGCGGACAATACCCGCAAGCGTGCCGCCCGCGAGGTCAAGGAAACCCGTGAATACGCCGTCACCGGCTTTGCGCGCGACATGCTCGATATTGCTGACAATCTGGAGCGGGCTCTGGGGCTTCTTGGCGAGGATGTGCGCGCCAGCCTGCCGGAAAACGTCAAACCGCTGGTTGAAGGTGTGGAAATGACCCAGCGCCGCCTGATGAGCACGCTGGAACGTCATGGTGTGAAGCGTGTTGCGCCGGAACCTGGCGATCCGCTCGATCCAAACCTCCATCAGGCTGCCGCGCAGATACCGGCGGACCAGCCCAAGGGCCGCATCGCCCATGTGATGCAGCCTGGCTATGTGATTGGCGAACGCACCTTGCGCGCCGCGATGGTGGTGGTATCGGCCGGTCCGGCAGAGGGCGCGGCGCCTGCCGGTGCCAAACCGGCGTCAGAGCCGCAAACACCCGGTCACAAGCCCGGAAGCGGGCTCGACGTCGAGGCCTAGCCGGCGCTGACATCAAAAAAAGGGCGGCTCACAGGAGCCGCCCTTTTCGTTCATTGTGGTCCAGACCCTAACGGCCGGGCGCGCGCGTGCGGGGCTCGCCATTCTGCCAATAGGTATTGCCGGTCTGGAGATCGGTGTACCAGTAGCGGTCATTGTGCTGGTCGTAATAGAGCTGCGAGTGGCGTCCGCTATTCGGGTTGTGCTGGCATCCGCCCTGCTGGTTGCAGGCAATGGCGGCGCCGACTGCAGCGCCGCCAATGGCGCCAATCGCTGCGCCCGTGCGCGGGCTGCCCACCTGATTGCCGATGACGGCGCCGCCAACACCGCCCACGGCCGCGCCCGTGGCGCCGCCGCGAACAGCCGGTGTGGTGGCACAGGCTGTGGCCAGGAGCGGCACGCTCAACACTGTGGCGATAAGAATTTTGCGGGTCATGACATTGTTCTCCCTGGGGTCGGTTCTGCACAACTAACCGTCCGAAGGGCCAAGCGGTTCCGCAGATTCGTGACTCGAAAGCTTTATGGGGGTCGCGAAAAACCCCGGCGGTGTGCGCCGGGGTTCTCTCATTGGCCGATCCGCAAGGAATCAGCGGATCACGCTGCCAGCAGGGGAACTAGCCGCGATATTCGCCGTTCTGCCAGTAGGTTACGCCGCTGCGCTGGTCGATATAATAGTACCGGCCCGCACGTTGGTCATAATAAAGCTGGGAATGGTTCTGGTTGTTCTGGTTCCAGCGGCAGCCGCCATCTTCACGGCAACCTGCATAAGCGCCGGCTGCACCGCCAACCACAGCGCCGATAATGGCGCCCTGGCGGGCATTGCCGCTGCCGGTATTGTTACCGATAACCGCGCCGGCAAGGCCGCCAGCCGCAGCGCCGCCTGCTGCGTGGGTCATCGTGTTGTTGGTGGCGCAGCCTGCCATCACTACGGCAGGCGCAGCCAGGGCAATAATCATGAGCTTCCGCATTGGATGCCTCCATTGTTTGCCGGCGGCTCAAACCCTCATGGTGCCGCCTTCTGACACTAGATCAGGCGAAAGCTATACGCGCGATGAACGAAGCCGGTTCCCGTTCCGGCCAGTGTCATTGGCCGAGGTCCGGTTCCTCGCTGTTTTGCGCTATCATGCGTGATACTTGCTGAATACCGAATCCGACGCCGCACATGGCGTGATAATCACCGAACTCGGTGGCCACCCGCTGCAACCGTTCCTGACCGGACATGGAGCCAATGTCTTCGATATTCAGTATTGCCGCTCTGCGTTCCAAGCGAGCCTGCCGCACGGCGGCATAAAGAAGCGGCACCTGTGTTTGCGACAAAAGGTTGTTTTCCATCGAACGGCGGGCGGCGCCGAATGCTCCGGACGCGCCGGCCCATTCATTGGCGTCTCCCGCCACCGATGCCGTCCCCATCGACGCTATGGACGCCAGGTCGAGCGCGGTGACCGTGACGTTCCGCGACGAGTTGAGCATGGCGAAATAGTCGTCACAGGCTGCATCCGACGCGTAGAACAGCAGCGGGATCAACCCGTTTGCCATCTGGTCCGCATCGGATCCGTCTTGGGCCAGTACATGCGCAACAAGGGTTATGGCCCGCACAGGATTGTTCGGCCGCGCGCGGGTTTCACTTGATGTAGCGCGCGAAGCGTTGAGGGAAGGCGCGATTACCCGCGCGGTTTCCGCATCGATCGTCAGATCAAACATCGCGATCGGTGCGCCGGACTGGTCGTAACGCGTTGCGCACGCTGACGTGGCAACAATGGCAGACAGGCAAAGCAGCTTAACTATTGTATCCATAAAGCCCTCCCGCATTTATATCATCAATGCTGGCATAGATTGCTCTGGACTCGAAGAAAAAAGTTAACGAAAATTAGTTTTTGTATTAAATATTTGTATTTAAATCGTTATTTCTTCAGCGCACCCGCCTCAGTGTCAGGTTGATCCGGCCGGGATGGAAGGGAGCAGGCAGCAGGGTGGATGTGCCGGGATAAATCCGGTCTACGCCATGGAAAAAGCGCCGCGAGGCGCCGCCGAGCACGACAACATCGCCTGAGGACAGGACCAGCGAACGGCTGGGGCTGTTGCGCAATGGTCCGCCCAGCCGGAAGCGCGCCCGGTCGCCGAGACTTACAGACACGACGGGTGCGTCGCGCGCGTCCTCGTCGGCGTCCACATGCAGGCCAAGGCGTGAATCGGGTCCGTAAACGGTTATCAGGCAGGCCTGCGGGGGCTGATGCCAGCCCGACACCGCTGCCCACAGTTCCAGAAGCGCTGGCGGCATGGACGGCCAGGGCGCGCCGGTGACGGGATGCTCAGGTTCATAACGATAGCCCGCCTGGTCCGCCACCCAGCCCAGAGGGCCGAAATTGCTCATCTGCACACTTAAGGGCTGGCCGTTGCGCGGCATGGAAGGCCGGTAAAGCGGCGCAGCGCCGATACCGCCCAGCACACCGGCCAGCAGGCTTTCCTGTGCGGCCCTGTCGAAATAGCCCGGCAGGAGGACAAACCCGTCCGGTCCGGTGACCCGGCCAGCGTCCATCACCGCCTAACCCTCAATACCGGCCATGGCACGAAAGGCGGAGAGTTGGCCTTGCAAGGTCTCGTGCGCTGCCTGTGTCTGCTCGCAGTCCAGAAGAAGGCTCGAACGCAGGACAATCCTGATATGCTCTTCCAGTCCCAGCGCCGCCTCCATATCCAGCCATGCCGGAAGGTCTTGCGGGTCCAGCTCGGCAAGACGGGCCGCTATATGCACCGCGTGGCGCTGCTCTGGTGTTTCAAGACAGTCCGCCATCAGGCCGGCCAGATCAGGTTCGGCCGCGCCTTGCCGGACCAGCATGATGATGACGGGATACTCGGTCTGCGCCGGGCCCAGCCCGTTGATGAAGGCCGCGCTGGCATAGCCGGTCTCATAGCCGCTGACGCTGGCATGCACGCGGGATGCATCACGATAGACGCCTCCGACGACGGGCATGACACGGCGCGTTTCGCTACGCCCGTCGAGAGAAAACCGGCCCTGCGCATCCGTCATCGACGCCGGGCTTGCGGTCAGGGCTTCAAAACGCACCTGCGCGCCCTGCACTGGCGTTAGCGTACCGGCATCCACCACCAGACCTTGCGTATCGGGCGCCAGCACATGCTCGCGCTCAATGATGCAGGCCGTCAGGGCGAGTGATAGCAGGGCGATAAGGCAGGCGCGTAGGGGGATCGTCTTCATGTCAGCCTCCTGACGGCTGGGTGCAGCTCAACTCCTGCCACACACTCAATCAGCATTTGGACCGCGCCGGAAGCCGGGCCAGTATGGATGTCAGGCAAGAAGGGGGCGAGGGCCTATGGCGCTGTTCATCCTGCAACTGGTCCACACCATTGTCTGGGTGGTGTCGGTGGCCATGGTGATAGCGCTCGCGGCCTATGTGCTGACCGGGCGGTTTGAGCGGCTTGTTCCATGGGCGCTCGGTTTCCCGGTCCTCATTTTCATCGGCATCCTCATCAATGGTGAGTGCATACTGCAGAGCTGGGCACGCGAGCTTTCCGGCATCGAGGAGGGCTGGGCGCGTGACATTCTCTTCCTGCCGGAGCCGGTTGCGCGCGCGACCATGCCGGTTTGCGTGCCCGCTTTTGCTGTTATCGGCGGCGCTGCGGCCTGGCGCTGGTGGAAAGCGGCAGCAAATAAGGCGTAACACACCCTTGCGGCTTCGCCCCCGCCTCCCTAAATCGCCCCGTATCAAGAGGGGTTATTTCCTGACCGCCTCAAAGGGTTAAAGCAAGACCAGAGAAGAAACCTGCACGGGGGGCGGATGACCGGCGAGCCGCCGCAAACGCTTTTAAAGGTTTACGGACCGCGCACCCCGCCCTGCCAAAAAGTGGAGAGAATGAGACTATGAGCAAAGTTATCGGTATCGACCTTGGCACCACCAATTCGTGTGTCGCGGTCATGGAAGGCGGCCAGGCCCGCGTCATCGAGAACACCGAAGGCGCGCGCACCACGCCGTCTGTCGTCGCGTTCACCGAAGACGGCGAGCGCCTGATCGGTCAGCCCGCGCGCCGTCAGGCCGTGACCAATCCGGAGCAGACCTTCTTTGCCA is drawn from Glycocaulis alkaliphilus and contains these coding sequences:
- a CDS encoding YMGG-like glycine zipper-containing protein, whose protein sequence is MRKLMIIALAAPAVVMAGCATNNTMTHAAGGAAAGGLAGAVIGNNTGSGNARQGAIIGAVVGGAAGAYAGCREDGGCRWNQNNQNHSQLYYDQRAGRYYYIDQRSGVTYWQNGEYRG
- a CDS encoding alpha-ketoglutarate-dependent dioxygenase AlkB yields the protein MDAGRVTGPDGFVLLPGYFDRAAQESLLAGVLGGIGAAPLYRPSMPRNGQPLSVQMSNFGPLGWVADQAGYRYEPEHPVTGAPWPSMPPALLELWAAVSGWHQPPQACLITVYGPDSRLGLHVDADEDARDAPVVSVSLGDRARFRLGGPLRNSPSRSLVLSSGDVVVLGGASRRFFHGVDRIYPGTSTLLPAPFHPGRINLTLRRVR
- a CDS encoding carboxypeptidase-like regulatory domain-containing protein, with product MKTIPLRACLIALLSLALTACIIEREHVLAPDTQGLVVDAGTLTPVQGAQVRFEALTASPASMTDAQGRFSLDGRSETRRVMPVVGGVYRDASRVHASVSGYETGYASAAFINGLGPAQTEYPVIIMLVRQGAAEPDLAGLMADCLETPEQRHAVHIAARLAELDPQDLPAWLDMEAALGLEEHIRIVLRSSLLLDCEQTQAAHETLQGQLSAFRAMAGIEG